A single Argentina anserina chromosome 7, drPotAnse1.1, whole genome shotgun sequence DNA region contains:
- the LOC126803800 gene encoding zinc finger protein ZAT9, whose translation MDKPYICKICNKRFKGGKAMGGHMRSHLVKLPLPPKQPPPPPPPATPSPPQRLPHSPEFSSSSTHYNHSQSNNNNNSNILRIRNINSSVMQMMMMQSPPPARFLKYRELDSASAAVAPPSSMDSVVESDSIESLHKKPTRRRSKRRRKLVVRVAQPLLDAAAQVNSVITDTFSSEDCALSLMMLSRDTWKVTKKEVACGDGEEEESREEEMEQEVEEEDEEDDDVVFQGGKYKCDTCKKAFQSYQALGGHRASHKRVRHQVFEEDDDVDSGDEDDDDSEDGNSAVVEHPPPRVFECPFCFKLFDSGQALGGHKKVHYYNNTNSNASCHSNTNDAKASSSANVSSANYGDNNLVIDLNLPAPEEEFEISTVSD comes from the exons ATGGATAAGCCTTACATCTGCAAGATCTGCAACAAGCGATTCAAAGGTGGCAAGGCCATGGGCGGACACATGAGATCTCATCTCGTTAAGCTTCCTCTCCCTCCCAAACAGCCTCCACCCCCGCCGCCTCCAGCCACTCCTTCTCCGCCGCAACGGCTCCCACACTCGCCGGAGTTTTCATCCTCCTCGACTCATTATAACCATAGCCAGagtaacaacaacaacaacagcaacaTCCTCCGAATCCGGAACATCAACAGCAGCGTCAtgcagatgatgatgatgcagtCCCCTCCGCCGGCTAGGTTTCTGAAGTACCGGGAACTTGATTCTGCTTCCGCTGCGGTGGCTCCCCCGTCTTCAATGGACTCGGTGGTGGAGAGTGATAGCATCGAGTCGCTTCACAAAAAGCCGACGAGAAGAAGATCCAAACGGCGTCGTAAGCTCGTTGTGAGAGTGGCGCAGCCGCTTCTAGACGCCGCAGCGCAGGTAAATTCCGTTATTACCGATACTTTCTCATCGGAAGATTGCGCACTCTCTCTTATGATGCTCTCGAGAGACACTTGGAAAGTGACCAAAAAGGAAGTGGCATGTGGTGAtggggaggaagaagaatCTCGTGAGGAAGAAATGGAACAAGAAGtagaagaggaagatgaagaagatgacgaCGTTGTTTTC CAAGGTGGGAAGTACAAGTGTGATACTTGCAAGAAAGCCTTCCAATCCTACCAAGCACTCGGCGGCCACCGCGCCAGCCACAAGAGAGTCCGCCACCAAGTCTTCGAAGAAGACGATGACGTGGACTCCGGCGATGAGGACGATGATGATTCAGAGGA TGGTAATTCGGCAGTTGTGGAGCATCCTCCTCCCAGGGTGTTTGAATGCCCGTTTTGTTTCAAGCTGTTTGATTCTGGTCAAGCACTCGGTGGGCACAAGAAGGTGCACTATTATAATAATACTAACAGTAATGCTAGTTGTCATAGTAACACCAACGACGCCAAGGCCTCTTCCTCTGCAAATGTTTCTTCTGCAAACTATGGAGACAACAACTTGGTGATCGATCTCAATCTCCCAGCACCAGAAGAAGAGTTCGAAATTTCGACGGTGTCGGATTAG
- the LOC126801558 gene encoding structural maintenance of chromosomes protein 6A — MAEPIAGRHNRPKAGIVQKIRLENFMCHSSLQIELGDWVNFITGQNGSGKSAILTALCVAFGVRAKETQRGSTLKDFIKTGCSYAVVHVELKNQGEDAFKHDVYGDVIIIERKISGASNTTVLRDHQGRKVASRKEDLRELIEHFSIDVENPCVIMGQDRSREFLHSGNDRDKFKFFYKATLLQQVEELLQDIEKQLEKANIVVEQLEGSIRPIERELDELQEKIEKMEHIEEISQQAKQLKKKLAWSWVYDVDRQLQLKNARIGQLKDRIPLCQSKIDQLRGEVEKLNQSYNLKKSEIASMVEKTTDVRRMKEELEQTLALATKDKLKLEEEYGRKTKHIQKLSNSVRSLQQQIQDAEEQHARITQAEESAMEEKLKELQDEVATVESMLARLKKEESTLSERLQKTSTEIGNITEMIRRKEKDCQDISNNIHELQRNQINKVTAFGGEKVMSLLQTIEKYHQKFKSPPIGPIGAHLTLISGDVWAATIEIAIGRLLNAFIVTNHKDSQLLRACAREADYSYLQIIIYDFSLPRLNIPPHMLPQTRHPTTLSLLHSENHTVVNVLVDVGSIERQVLVKNYQEGKEVAFDQRIPNLKEVYTLDGHKMFSRNGVQTTLPLNRQRRPARLCANYEVEISNLNRQKSGVQEEAQQFRRRKRDEEDKLRDLKEELQSVKRRCLKADHDLASKRLAIQDSAYDVEANTSPASTVDDLHQDISKIQEEIQEREMSLENFRVRISEAEAKTTDLKVTFENLCESARGDLHALEKAERDLMEIDRDLVSAETEKLHYESVMKTKVLNVINEAEEQYKELEHLREENYRKASILCPESEIIALGDWDGSTPDQLSTQLTRINQKLQQESERCTESIDELRMSYERKERKILRKQKMYKAFRGKLNACQNALNMRSEKFERNKKYLKCQMTWRFNSHLGRKGFSGKIKVNYEERTLSIEVKMPQDSSSSTIRDTRGLSGGERSFSTLCFALALHDMTEAPFRAMDEFDVFMDAVSRKISLDTLVEFALAQGSQWVLITPHDISMVKNGDRIKKQQMAAPRS; from the exons ATGGCCGAGCCAATCGCCGGCCGCCACAACCGCCCCAAAGCCGGCATCGTCCAGAAAATCCGCCTCGAGAATTTCATGTGCCACAGTAGCTTGCAGATTGAGCTCGGCGATTGGGTCAATTTCATCACCGGTCAAAATGGGA GTGGTAAAAGTGCAATACTGACGGCTTTATGTGTTGCATTTGGGGTTCGTGCTAAGGAGACCCAGAGAGGGTCTACATTGAAGGATTTCATAAAGACTGGCTGCAG TTACGCTGTGGTTCATGTTGAGTTGAAGAACCAAGGAGAGGATGCTTTTAAGCATGATGTTTATGGGGATGTTATTATTATCGAGCGGAAGATTTCCGGTGCTTCAAACACCACTGTTTTGAGGGATCATCAAG GAAGAAAGGTTGCTAGTCGGAAAGAGGATCTCCGGGAGCTAATCGAGCATTTTAGT ATTGATGTTGAGAATCCATGTGTAATAATGGGTCAAGATAGAAGCAGAGAGTTTTTGCATTCTGGCAATGACAGAGATAAATTTAAG TTCTTTTACAAGGCCACACTTCTTCAGCAAGTTGAAGAGCTTTTGCAAGACATTGAGAAACAGTTGGAGAAGGCAAACATTGTTGTTGAGCAATTAGAGGGTTCCATAAGACCCATAGAAAGAGAACTAGATGAGTTACAGGAAAAGATTGAAAAAATGGAACACATTGAAGAAATATCTCAACAAGCAAAGCAGCTAAAAAAGAAGCTTGCTTGGTCATGGGTTTATGATGTAGACAGGCAACTCCAGCTAAAGAATGCGAGGATTGGACAGCTGAAAGATCGTATACCTCTTTGTCAATCTAAAATTGATCAATTAAGA GGTGAAGTCGAGAAACTTAATCAAAGCTATAACTTGAAGAAATCCGAAATTGCAAGCATGGTGGAAAAGACTACTGACGTTCGGAGAATGAAGGAGGAGTTGGAACAGACGCTAGCATTG GCTACAAAAGATAAGCTTAAGCTAGAAGAAGAATATGGCCGCAAAACTAAACACATCCAGAAATTGTCAAACTCTGTTAGGTCTCTCCAGCAACAGATTCAGGATGCCGAGGAGCAGCATGCCAGAATTACACAG GCGGAAGAATCTGCAATGGAGGAAAAGCTGAAAGAATTACAAGATGAGGTTGCCACAGTTGAGTCAATGCTTGCAAG gttgaagaaagaagagagtacCTTATCGGAACGGTTACAGAAGACAAGTACTGAAATCGGAAACATTACTGAAATG ATTCGAAGAAAAGAGAAGGATTGTCAAGACATCTCAAATAACATCCATGAGCTTCAGAGAAATCAAATTAATAAG GTCACAGCTTTTGGTGGAGAGAAAGTGATGAGCCTTCTACAAACAATTGAGAAGTATCATCAGAAATTCAAAAGCCCTCCAATTGGTCCGATTGGTGCCCATTTG actttgattagtggagatgtATGGGCAGCAACAATTGAAATTGCTATTGGAAGGTTGCTCAATGCTTTTATTGTAACAAATCATAAAGACTCTCAACTTCTTAGAGCATGTGCAAGGGAAGCCGACTATAGTTACCTGCAAATTATCATATATGACTTTTCATTACCAAG GTTGAATATTCCACCTCACATGCTTCCACAGACAAGACACCCAACTactctttctcttctccactCTGAAAATCATACTGTGGTAAATGTCCTGGTAGATGTG GGAAGTATTGAAAGGCAGGTCCTTGTCAAAAATTATCAGGAGGGAAAGGAAGTTGCTTTTGACCAGAGGATCCCCAATCTGAAGGAGGTCTATACTTTAGATGGGCATAAGAT GTTTTCGCGTAATGGTGTCCAAACCACTCTTCCTCTCAATAGACAACGCAGACCTGCTCGTCTCTGTGCTAATTATGAAGTTGAAATCAGTAATCTTAATAGACAAAAATCGGGTGTACAAGAAGAAGCTCAGCAGTTCAGGAGGAGAAAAAGGGATGAAGAAGACAAACTTCGGGATCTTAAAGAGGAACTCCAGAGTGTGAag AGGAGGTGCTTGAAGGCTGACCATGATTTGGCCTCTAAGAGACTAGCTATTCAAGACAGTGCATATGATGTGGAAGCCAATACATCACCTGCATCAACTGTTGATGATCTTCATCAAGACATTTCA aaaattcaagaggAGATTCAAGAGAGGGAAATGTCACTAGAAAACTTTCGAGTTAGAATTAGTGAAGCTGAGGCGAAGACCACTGATCTCAAAGTCACATTTGAGAATCTATGTG AGTCAGCAAGGGGAGACCTTCATGCCTTGGAGAAGGCAGAGAGAGATTTGATGGAAATAGACAGAGATCTAGTCTCTGCAGAAACG GAGAAACTTCATTATGAAAGTGTAATGAAGACCAAGGTCCTTAATGTAATTAATGAAGCTGAAGAACAATATAAAGAGCTTGAGCATCTCCGTGAG GAAAACTATAGAAAGGCGTCGATCCTTTGTCCTGAAAGTGAAATTATAGCTTTGGGTGATTGGGATGGTAGCACGCCAGATCAACTCAGTACCCAATTAACCAGGATTAATCAGAAACTCCAGCAAGAGAGTGAGAG ATGCACTGAATCAATTGATGAGCTCCGAATGTCATATGAGAGAAAAGAACGTAAGATTTTAAGAAAACAGAAAATGTACAAAGCTTTTCGAGGAAAGTTGAAT GCTTGCCAGAATGCCCTAAATATGCGAAGTGAAAAGTTTgagagaaataaaaaatatctAAAGTGCCAGATGACATGGCG ATTTAATTCTCATCTGGGAAGGAAAGGGTTCAGCGGAAAGATCAAGGTTAACTATGAGGAGAGAACCCTTTCAATTGAG GTTAAGATGCCTCAGGATTCATCAAGCAGCACAATTCGTGATACTAGAGGGCTTTCAG GTGGCGAACGCTCCTTTTCAACATTGTGCTTTGCGCTGGCTCTTCATGATATGACTGAAGCCCCATTCAGAGCTATGGATGAGTTTGATGTATTTATG GATGCTGTAAGTCGGAAAATCAGCCTTGATACTCTTGTCGAGTTTGCATTGGCGCAAGGATCCCAATGGGTACTTATTACCCCTCATGATATCAG CATGGTGAAAAATGGGGATCGGATAAAGAAGCAGCAAATGGCAGCTCCTCGTTCTTGA
- the LOC126802171 gene encoding F-box protein At5g51380-like, producing MQKENDPRRRPSMFKMRFRRSASTKEEEAAVRPDPRSPLKPLKLNRRSASWSDTWLKNPTSLKNVVMAMQLGSPRLKPPPANTLVSESGNSDPTARLSDEILLRILAKLPENDRKPSAEVCKRWLSLHGRLVRSAKVKDWSFVESGRVISRFPNLTEVDLVPGSVISDRNSGILLNNGAFSVPVACSGHRVFEADCDLVPGEVVDRGLGELGSGCPNLKKLVVIGASELGLLSVAQECLTLQELELHKCNDNLLRGIAACENLQVLKLVANVEGLYGSVVSDIGLTILAQGCTRLVKLELSGCEGSFDGVKAIGQCCQMLEELSFCDHRMDGGWLAALSYCENLKTLRFQSCKRIEVVPGPDEYLGACPALEKLHLQKCQMRDKSSVRALFMVCAAAREIVFQDCWGLDNDMFRLASICRRVTSLSLEGCSLLTTEGLESVIIYWKELECLRVVSCKNIKDKDISPTLSILFSTLKDMQWRPDTKSLLPSSIIGTGLGKKGSRFFRKNRDLKFLFDAP from the exons ATGCAGAAAGAAAACGACCCAAGAAGAAGACCCAGTATGTTCAAGATGAGATTCCGACGCTCAGCCTCGACGAAAGAAGAGGAGGCGGCGGTCAGACCCGACCCGAGAAGCCCATTAAAGCCGCTGAAGCTAAACCGGAGGTCGGCGAGCTGGTCCGACACGTGGCTCAAGAACCCGACTTCGCTCAAGAATGTCGTCATGGCTATGCAGCTCGGCTCGCCCAGATTGAAGCCGCCGCCGGCGAATACCCTAGTCTCGGAATCTGGAAATTCCGACCCGACGGCGCGGTTGTCCGATGAGATTCTCCTCAGGATTCTGGCCAAGCTGCCGGAGAATGATCGGAAGCCGAGCGCCGAGGTCTGCAAGCGGTGGCTGAGCCTCCATGGAAGGCTGGTGAGGTCGGCGAAGGTCAAAGACTGGAGCTTTGTCGAGTCGGGTCGGGTCATTTCACGGTTTCCGAATCTGACCGAGGTTGATCTGGTGCCCGGGTCAGTGATATCGGACCGGAACTCCGGGATTCTGTTAAATAACGGAGCTTTTTCGGTTCCGGTGGCTTGCTCCGGCCACCGGGTTTTCGAGGCCGACTGTGATTTGGTCCCTGGTGAAGTTGTGGATAGAGGGCTTGGTGAGTTGGGGAGTGGGTGCCCCAATTTGAAGAAGCTAGTTGTGATTGGGGCTAGTGAGTTAGGGTTGCTTAGTGTAGCACAAGAGTGCCTTACATTGCAAGAATTGGAGTTACACAAGTGTAATGACAATTTGCTTAGAGGGATTGCAGCCTGTGAGAATTTACAGGTGTTGAAGTTGGTGGCTAATGTGGAGGGGCTGTATGGCTCTGTGGTGTCGGATATCGGGCTGACGATTTTGGCTCAGGGGTGTACTAGGCTGGTGAAGCTTGAGCTCAGTGGGTGTGAGGGGAGCTTTGATGGGGTGAAGGCAATTGGGCAGTGTTGCCAGATGTTGGAGGAGTTGAGTTTTTGTGATCATAGGATGGATGGGGGGTGGCTGGCTGCGCTGTCGTATTGCGAGAATTTGAAGACTCTGAGGTTTCAGTCTTGTAAGAGGATAGAGGTTGTTCCGGGGCCGGATGAGTATTTGGGGGCATGTCCTGCTTTGGAGAAGCTGCATTTGCAGAAGTGTCAGATGAGGGATAAGAGTAGTGTGAGAGCTTTGTTTATGGTGTGTGCAGCTGCTAGAGAGATTGTGTTTCAGGACTGCTGGGGATTGGACAATGATATGTTCAGGCTGGCTAGTATTTGCAG GAGGGTGACTTCCCTGTCTCTAGAAGGATGCTCACTTCTGACAACAGAAGGTCTGGAGTCTGTGATTATCTATTGGAAGGAGCTTGAATGTCTTAGAGTAGTATCATGCAAGAATATAAAAGACAAGGACATATCTCCGACCCTGTCAATCCTGTTCTCTACTCTCAAAGATATGCAATGGAGACCTGACACCAAATCTCTTCTTCCATCAAGCATTATCGGAACCGGTCTTGGGAAGAAAGGCAGTAGATTTTTCAGGAAAAACAGAGACTTGAAGTTTCTGTTTGATGCACCTTGA